tagaatacactataaaaaaatatgatttcagttaAGGGTTGTtaagtaatagaaaaagaaaatcgcggttatagatttttttacaattttagctAATTTGACGCGCCTATAACTTGAAATTATCGTTTAGTTCTATTCTTTCAGGGTAACgaagaaaacagaattgctTCAGAAAACACTCTCAGTTTGAACGAAACAGGAAATACTGTCACTGATGAAACTACGGGCACGCCTTTCGCCACCCCAAAACCATTTCGGAAAAGAAGACGGCCTGAAGTAGAACAAGATCCAACACAAcaagaagctgtaaatattttacaaagaatgtacGAATCTAGAAAAAGCAGGGATGAAAATGACGCATTTGGAGAGTATGTCTCGATgaaactgaaacaaataaaaaacagtcaTGCTAAGAATACTGCTCAACAtcacattaacaatattttgtacaatgcGACAATGGGACAATATGATTTTCCAACAACCTTTACAGACCCAACCGCTAGTAGTTCCTGGGGATACAACTCTGAACCAAATCTATCCACTTTTTCGGAAAATAATGCTGACTGTAGCTCGAGAGGATACTACACCGCACCGAGTCCCTCGGCTTCATTTGAAACCAGTTCTTCGGATAACTCCAGGACACATACTCGTACCAGCGCAAGAACACAGAGTCCGTCTAATTTATCGGAATCAAGCCAAGATTCGACCCAATCATTAAACGATTTGTTGGaatcaatcaaaaattaaaaaatacatgtttggtttgttaagtattaaaaaaattattagtaaggtaagataggtacctacctaaagTATGATTAGATTAGatcatattaaaagtaaataaaaaaataattaaaaatgttgtttgACTTACCTGTATGTATTCCTTTAAAACCTCATTGAGAGCCTCGCACACTTCTGGTACGATAATAGATATCACTTGGTCTGACAACTTGAACACATTTCCAAGACTTTTATAACTGCTACCAGTTGCCAAAAATCTTAACGTTACCGCAAGTCTTTCCGTCACACTTACAGATTTTCTAAATGTAGTGTCTCGTTTGCCTATTTTTGCCccaattaaattttgtagataTTCAAATTCGGAACTGTTCATtcttataaaatcttttaagcAACCATCAATACCTAAATCCTTGAGATAGTCTGTGGCACTATATTTTCCTCTAGCTTTTAGCGTTTGGCGCATCCAATAAGAgcgctttttcttcttttttaaacaaaaaataaaagctattcCAATGAGCAAATCTTCTTCCATTTTCGTGTAGACGTCCTCAGCCCTCAGAAGGCGAAACCAAACTGCGAGCCAATACtagatgttataaaatgtttaaacattttccATCAATGTAGGAGCACTTATAACATGTAACAGTTTCTAACAAAGTGCAACAATTGTTAACATTTGTTAGTAAATGTTTtggtgttataaaatgtttacaaacattttataacggCAATGTGGGAGCACCATTACTCACATTacgagtgtgatttttgattaaaaacgtaaaaacctccgactgaacaggtATTGATCGGAAAATATGGACAaactgacgaacgtaaaacttatagcaaccctctttttcgtctgggtttaaatacctaactgctactccactgatgtcactatccaaatcgggttctaaattcaaaatacgcagctgaaactgaaatagtgtttacattgctgcctattgaccaataatatttaaaaaaactggagtaaatgcagaaatgtatagacaaaGCATTCGAaagttattatggtgtcatttgtggtaTGTGCCATATTCGGCTTTCATTTTgtatgtctatatgtatagaacgtcattgaagtGAACGAAACAACAGCTAGCAGGTCGTtttgaatgtttttattatgtaaacaaTAATCTTGAATTTTGACTCATTGTACACGTTAGATCTTAATAAGTGTAACGCgtgttttttgaaggtacccatgtcgtatcgttccggaaacaccgcacaaggaagttattaataaaatatcctTACATAAAGATGAcgtgtgtatttatattttttataatcgctagtAAATTGCttgcataatatctttatttattcatagtgtgtgtggattaatgcacctactgtactcaataattcTCGagtcatatttattaattacttataattaattgttcgagtatttttattgcatcactttacatattacttatattgtatttaaagaaaagctgtaaatgttgatttaaaaagagtggcaataagtttcttgccacttcttcttattaaagctcaagcATTTCCACCACTGGGTGGTAAATGTGAAATGAAAAACCATCTCCGCGAATCTACTCATGCTTGTATAGGtaccatagcggtaacgcagagaccgACTGGTGTCTCCTGGACCACATCCAAtagctacagattccgtgttggagcagaacCCCACCACGGAGATCTTGATTTATCAATTTCAAGACAAAGAGCTGTAGTGTGTTgtacctcacatccggacggctacctagtttccggtGACCGCCCTTTGAGGTCGTCGGGCCATTGCCTGATATGGAGCACCGTGCCAATATCGCGCCTAACAGGTCTCCGCTTTTTAAGTTgccgccgcgtgtggcactaaaAGTCGGCGCGTCCTCCCTCGGAAACTTGTGCGAACTGGTCACTAggcaaggctgtccaaggataTTTCTGCCAGGCTGGCAGTCAGAAATCCGCCACAGTGACGATGACTCATTGGCTCATTGCACGCGAAAGAAAAATCTGATCTCATGAGCTCTCTTTTCCCATTCATCACAACTCAACTCCCGATACCCAAGGCGCTACACAACCGCCACTTATTCCGTAGTACGACTCAAACACCAACTTGAATATTCACATATCGAGCGGGCCTAACAGCATACTCCCGGAACTGATTGTAcactcagatccgtccaactaccgctcTATTCCTCACACCTCCATAGTTATTGAGTTATttatcaaccgccagctcttgagACCGATAACCGACTGCAGTTTTTCTAATCTGATATGACTTAGGGACGTACAAGCTTGGAGCATACTCCTAAATTAAAGGCTGGCAAGACATCTCATGACCGTTTACGAGCCACGTGTATGCTATTGTCTCACTACTTCCCATCATATGatcctcttgcccatttgccccctcttatatcaAAAATAACTCTGTCTAGAATGGGGCTTTTCATGttcttttttttcaattcatgaTGTCACTAACATATCAAAAATGTCCTTCTCCTTTACGAACTTCTCATAGATGATGAcaccataatatttattaaatttactttaatgtACATTTTTCCCATATAGTGTAAGATTGAACTAATCAAGTGTTTGATGTAGACTTCGCCGACTGAGAAATTTGTTTTGTGAGACTGAGCCATCACACTTGGCTACGTAATACTCATTTGGGTAAAgtctgcattttttttatgaccatGATTAATTAACTCCTCTTCACCTCTATCACAGCAATTCCTAGATGATACTATGTGGAATCTTATTGATACTTATTTTCTAGAATAGCCTGAGCTTATCGGAATTACTAACTGATACCTTAGAATATtagttcaaaattttaaaaggataCGAGGAGTGCCTTCTGTTCTGCAAGTCATATACACACATGCAGCTTGTGTTTGTGCAGCTGGCCTTCCAATAGTAAGATGCCTGCTAAGAGCCATTTTAAAAAAGTTGCATGCAATATCTATGCACTGTTGATTTAACCTAAGCTGTTGACACAGGGCATTGATGCCATCTCTTGCCTTCCTTATTGTGATTTCCCGAGACTCTTGACCAATGCCTACATTAAATgctgcaaaataaaataaaatggtaatgcattatgaaatttagtataataGAGTTTTAGTTCTGCATTTTTGATGTGTTACAATTCATAATACTGTCTAATTGTCCAATGCTTTCTTTTAACATCAgctaacttattagaaaaattagcATATAAAGGCACACATGGTGATCTTTGGCGATGGTTTAAATCATACATCTCAAATCGTACTCAAAGAGATATCATCAGTGGCCATGAATCGAAAATGGTAATGATTACttctggagttccacaagggTCAATTCTTGGacctcttttatttattatattcatcaaCGATATTCATACATGCTTTAAACATAGTAATTTTCTACTATATGCAGAtgatcttaaaatatttaaaacaattgaattACAAGATAATCATTACCATCTTCAGGatgatttaaatagatttactAAATATTGTACAGAAAATAACTTAATCTAAGCTTAAGTAAATGTAAGCATATCACTTTTACTAAAAAGAGATCCGCTAGCAACTGTACATATTCACTTTATGGAGAGAGTCTAGACAAGGTTAGTAATATTAAAGATCTAGGAATAACATTGGATAGTAAGTTACATTTAGACACGCATACAcaaaacattgtaaataaagCTTTTAAAATGTATGGATTTATAATGCGGACCGGTATTAATTTCAATAGAGTTGCTA
This genomic interval from Leptidea sinapis chromosome 20, ilLepSina1.1, whole genome shotgun sequence contains the following:
- the LOC126970265 gene encoding uncharacterized protein LOC126970265, whose protein sequence is MSGNWNNDDVYKLIEMFQAREVLWNTMSESYKDRNKKHDAWMEIASEFNMDKKVIEKKIRSLVGQFNRECKSNKSGAGANESSKWFAFKKLMFLKGKNIPSLTVDGGLQGNEENRIASENTLSLNETGNTVTDETTGTPFATPKPFRKRRRPEVEQDPTQQEAVNILQRMYESRKSRDENDAFGEYVSMKLKQIKNSHAKNTAQHHINNILYNATMGQYDFPTTFTDPTASSSWGYNSEPNLSTFSENNADCSSRGYYTAPSPSASFETSSSDNSRTHTRTSARTQSPSNLSESSQDSTQSLNDLLESIKN